GATAGGCGCGACGCGGTGCGGCGAGGGGCGGGCGGCGGGCCGGGACCCGGCCCGCCGCCACGCTATTGGAACGTGCAGCCGAACGGCTCCAGCCCGCGCCGCATCTGGGCGCCCTGGGTGCGGCAGACCTGCTCGAGCTGCGCCCGCGTCTGCGGGTTCTCGGCCAGCGATTTCCAGCTGGCCCGCAATTGCGCCACCTGCTGGGTAAAGGTGACGCGATGGTCCGCCGGCACTTTGGTGGTGACGCAAGCCTCATAGCTGGTGATGAACTGGTCGCAATCGGGGATGCCGATCGTCTCGGTCGAGCGGGCGGCGCCGGAAACGTGCACGAGCACGCCGACAGCGAGCGCGAGGGCCAGACGGGATACCATGCGGGTATTCTCCTGGGGGCAGGCAATGACACTTCAAGACGGTGGCGCAGCCTGATCGAGGGCCCCGCCGATTGCCGGCGAAATTGCCCGCTGCGCATTTCCGCAGGATGTCGTCGCGCGGTTCGGCCGGGGGCCTTTGTTTCGTCGGAGACGATTTGAGAAACATTTGAAGCGTCGCGGCGGCCGCCGTGACACGGAGGCGAAACCGAGGGCGCATAGGCTCGCCGCCGCGCGCTCGGGAGGGCCTGGCATCGGCACGGCTTCCCGGCGGCTTCCGCGCGGGCAGCGCGGTAGCGAAGGACCTGCGTTCTGTGGCATGCTCGCCACGGTTTGCGGCAGTCCCGGTCGCCACCACCGAGGTGGAGAGGATCACATGGTCGAAAGGCGCGAACGCAGGAACCGCCGCGCGGTTCTGACGATGATCGCGTTCGGAGCCGCCGTCCTGGCGGCGGCCGCCCCGTCGGCCGTGGCGCGCGAGTTCCGCGTCGCCGATACCCAGGCCGCCGACTATCCGACCGTCCAGGCGCTCGAACGCATGGGTCAACTGGTGCGCGAGCGCACCCAGGGCCGCCACAGTCTCAGGATCTTCCATTCGCGCCAGCTCGGCGAGGAAAAGGAAACGATCGAGCAGACCCGCATTGGCGCCATCGATATCAACCGCACCAATGTCGCGCCGCTGGCGAGCTTCATCCCCGAGGCGAATGTGCTGGCGCTGCCCTTCCTGTTCCGCTCGGTCGAGCATCTTCACCGCGTGCTCGACGGACCGATCGGCGAGGAAATCCTCGCCCGCTTCGAGGTTCACGGCCTGGTTGGCCTGACCTTTTATGATTCCGGCGCCCGCTCGATCTACAATTCCGTGCGGCCGATCCGGACCGTCGACGATCTGAAGGGCCTGCGCATCCGGGTGCAGCAGTCCGAGATGATGGTCGAGATGATGCGGGCGCTCGGCGCCGAGCCGGTGGCTTTGCCTTATGGCCAGGTCAATGTCGGCCTGTCGACCGGGCTGA
This portion of the Phreatobacter stygius genome encodes:
- a CDS encoding TRAP transporter substrate-binding protein translates to MVERRERRNRRAVLTMIAFGAAVLAAAAPSAVAREFRVADTQAADYPTVQALERMGQLVRERTQGRHSLRIFHSRQLGEEKETIEQTRIGAIDINRTNVAPLASFIPEANVLALPFLFRSVEHLHRVLDGPIGEEILARFEVHGLVGLTFYDSGARSIYNSVRPIRTVDDLKGLRIRVQQSEMMVEMMRALGAEPVALPYGQVNVGLSTGLIQGAENNWPSYVTTDHFRSARYLTLTEHTMSPEVLVVSKRVWEGLSAEDKAIFRDAARESSRSMREQWLKLEQTSRREAEVAGVNVVTLADRSGFERAVSGLVGRFAGEPGLAALVERIRQAQ